The nucleotide window CGACATGTCGAGCTCGGGCTGAAAACCGTGAAGTGACGAAAGTGATGCCTGCGGGTCGAGATCCACCGCCAAGACACGGTGCCCGGTCAACGCCATGTACTGCGCGAGATGGGCGGCCGTCGTCGTCTTGCCCGAACCGCCCTTGAAATTGACAACGGCAATGACCTGGAGCTTTTCGCCCGCCCGACGGTGCGGCACGTAGTTCCTGGCTTCCGATCGTCCATGCTGATCGAGATACTTACGTAGTTCCGCCATCTGTTCGGCACTATAAGAACGGCGACCCGACGACGATGTCTGGGGGAGGGGGCCCTTTCCCTCAAGATGGAGTTTCTTCAGCGTGCTTTGCGAGACGCCCAGGAACTGCGCCACTTCCGAAAGCGAGAACTGGCGAAGCAGTTTCTTAGCATTCGGCGGGAACTGCTGCATGCTCAAGAGATGCAGCTTCTTAGAAATCAGATCGCCCTGTTCGAGGATGAGCTCCTCGAAATGCATCGGCTGTGCGGGAGCGATGGACGGCGAATTAGCGTTCATTGCAAGGGAACTCTCGAATAACGGTTTTTCGGTCCGAGAACCAACATAATCGTTATTATGTGCGATTCTAGCCGGCTGACAAGGAATATAGAGTTAACAAAGGGTTAATACCCCGTCCCGAGCGGGCCCCGCTCGGGGGCAATACACACGTGTTTCTCCTTTATTCCTATGCACTTAGAAGGCCGCTTGCGCTCCGCTAAGCGCCAGCGAGTTTTCCAGGGGAGAACCACGGCCGTTTCCCTGACCACGAAACGCCACTTCGAAATAGCGGTCATATTCTCCCAGCGACTCACCCGACTCAGCCTTTGTGGATCCATTCCCAACTGGTCTCCTGTGAATCCTGCAATTGGGAGGGCCACGCCACGTCTTTCACCCAAACTAACGCCCGAATCACCGCCTGCACAACCCTGTTGAATTCTACAACTGCCCAGCGATTCGGATCCGTGCTCATCTCCGCGACGATGTTCAACGACGGAGAAATTCATGCAGGTTCTCGCGATCTCAAAGCCCCGGAATACCGTGGAAGCTCGGCTTCTCCACAGCCATCATCAGCTGCGCGCCCGCGTCTTTTCCGATCGGTTGGGTTGGGAAGTCAATGTTGCAGGAGGCTGTGAGTCGGATGCTTTCGACGACATCCAACCGACTTACATTTTAGCCGTCGCCAAGATGGGCCGATTGGCTGGATGTGCCCGCCTTCTTCCTGCACTGGGCCCAACGATGGTGGCGAGCGTTTTCCCCTCGCTCCTTTCTGCCGGGCAGTTCAGCGCTCATTCATCCATGGTCGAGAGCTCGCGCTTTTGCGTGGATACCTCCCTTTCCGAGGGTAGGGGGGACGGTTCCATTCACGAGGCAACTCTGACCATGTTCGCGGGCATCATCGAATGGTGCATGTCGAAGTGCTTAACCGAAATCGTGACGGTCACTGACCTCCGCTTCGAGCGGATCCTCGCGCGTGTCGGCTGGCCGCTTCAGCGGCTGGCCGAACCCAAGAAGATCGGCGTGACTGTGGCCGTGGCGGGGATCCTGTCCGCCGACGCCGGCACTTTCCAGAAGCTTCGCCCTTCCACCTACCGCTCTGATTTCAGCCCTGTCAGCAAGGCAGCATAAGGAGAAATCCGTGAACCAGCTTCGCTCTCACCCTCGTCTTGTGCGCAAACTTCAGGAGGCGCTCGGCGACCAGCTCTGTGTTGCCCTAGACGACGCGACCGTGGTCGAGATCATGCTCAATCCGGACGGAAGGTTATTCATCGAGCGTCTCGGGCACGGGGTAGCCCCGGCGGGCGAGATGTCGTCGGCCGCGGCCGAAATGGTGATCGGTACCGTTGCGCATGCGCTTCAGTCGGAGGTCGACACGGAACAGCCGATCATCTCCGGAGAGCTGCCGATCGGTGGCCACCGCTTTGAAGGTCTTTTGCCGCCAGTGGTCGCCAAACCTGCTTTCACCATTCGCCGTCGTGCGTCGCGTCTTATCCCGCTCGATGAGTATGTGCGTTCAGGCGTGATGACGGAGTACGAGGCGTCGACGATACGCAGCGCGATCTCCTCCAGGCTCAACATCATCATTTCCGGGGGAACGGGTTCCGGCAAAACGACGCTCGCGAATGCTGTGATCGACGAGATCGTGAAAAGCGCTCCAGAAGACCGGCTCGTCATTCTGGAAGACACCGCCGAAATCCAGTGCGCGGCCGAAAATGCCGTACTTCTTCATACCAGCGATACGGTCGATATGGCCCGGCTCCTCAAGAGCACAATGCGCCTGCGCCCAGATCGGATCGTCGTGGGCGAGGTCCGCGACGGGGCTGCGCTGACACTGCTCAAAGCGTGGAACACCGGCCATCCGGGTGGCGTCGCTACTATCCACTCGAACACCGCCATGTCGGCATTCCGCCGCCTTGAGCAACTTACCGCCGAGGCCAGCCATCAGCCCATGCACGAGGTGATCGGCGAAGCGGTCGATCTCGTCATCTCGATTGAACGGACCCCGCGCGGACGGCGCGTCCGCGACATCATCCAGGTCGAGCGGTACGTCAACGGCCGATACGAAGTCGAATCCGAGCAGCTCACCGAAGAACAGGAGACGCGCCATGTCGCGTAAGAATGCAGTTGTCGCCATTGCGCTGCTTGCAGCTCCCCTGGTTTTTGCCTCTGTCGTGCCGGCTGTCGCCAGCTCCGGCGGCGGCCTTCCATGGGAAGGACCGCTGCAGCAGATTCAGGAGTCGATCACCGGTCCGGTCGCTGGCGCCATCGCGCTGGCCGCGGTGGCTATCGCCGGCGGCATGCTGATCTTCGGGGGTGAGCTCAACGATTTCGCGCGGCGGCTCATGTATATCGTCCTCGTCGCCGGCATCCTGCTGGGCGCCACCAACATCGTCGGCCTGTTCGGCGCGACCGGTGCCTCGATCGGACTGCCGGACGAGCAGATCACATCGACCGGGCAAAATGCAGAAGGGGAGGGGGCTCATGGCTGAGCCCCTGTCCGCCCTCCAGCGCAGCCGCATTCACCGTGCTCTTTCGCGTCCTAACCTCTTGATGGGTGCCGATCGGGAACTGGTGCTGCTCACGGGTCTCGCCGCCGTCATCCTGATCTTCGTGGTGCTGACTGTCTACTCGGCGCTTTTTGGGGTCGCCGTCTGGATCGTGATCGTTGGACTGCTCCGGATGATGGCAAAGTCGGATCCGCTAATGCGCCAGGTCTATGTCCGCCACATCTCATACAAGCCTTACTACAAAGCGACCACGTCACCGTGGCGCCGGTTTTGAGGGGCTGGCATGGTTGCTCTCAAACGCTTCCGGGCCACCGGCCCATCCTTCGCCGATCTCGTTCCCTATGCCGGACTGGTTGATAACGGCGTGCTTTTGTTGAAAGACGGAAGTCTGATGGCTGGTTGGTATTTTGCCGGACCAGATTCCGAAAGCGCCACAGACCTCGAACGCAACGAGTTGTCGCGCCAGATCAACGCGATCCTGTCGCGGCTCGGAAGCGGCTGGATGATCCAGGTCGAGGCCGTGCGTATTCCGACGTTCGATTATCCCTCGGAAGATCGTTGCCATTTCCCTGACGCCGTCACGCGCGCGATCGACGCGGAGCGGCGGGCGCATTTCGCGCGTGAGCGGGGACATTTCGAGAGCAAACACGCGCTGATCCTCACCCACCGGCCGCTGGAATCCAGGAAGACGACCCTCAGCAAATACATCTATTCAGACGAAGAGAGCCGAAAGAAGACCTATGCCGACACGGTACTGTTCATCTTCAAGAACGCCATCCGCGAAATCGAGCAATATTTAGCGAACACGCTTTCGATCCGGCGTATTGAAACACGCGGGGCAGTCGAGAGGGGAGGGGTGCGCGTCGCTCGCTACGATGAACTGCTGCAGTTCGTCCGGTTCTGCATTACCGGCGAGAACCACCCTATCCGCCTGCCGGACGCTCCCATGTATCTCGACTGGATCGCGACGGCTGAACTCGAGCATGGGCTGACGCCGAAGGTCGAGAACCGATTTCTCGGAGTCGTGGCAATCGATGGTCTCCCGGCCGAGAGCTGGCCGGGGATCCTGAACAGCCTCGACCTGATGCCGCTCACCTATCGCTGGTCCTCGCGCTTCATCTTCCTTGACGCGGAAGAGGCTCGCCAAAAGCTGGAGCGGACCCGCAAGAAGTGGCAGCAGAAGGTCCGGCCGTTCTTCGACCAGCTATTTCAGACGCAAAGCCGCTCGGTTGATCAGGACGCGATGACGATGGTAGCCGAGACCGAGGATGCGATCGCGCAAGCATCGTCACAGGTTGTCGCCTACGGCTATTACACGCCGGTGATCATCCTCTTCGACAGCGATCGAGAGGCACTACAGGAGAAGGCAGAAACGATCCGCCGGCTGATCCAGGCGGAAGGTTTTGGGGCGCGGATCGAGACGCTCAACGCCACCGATGCGTATCTCGGGAGCCTCCCGGGCAACTGGTACTGCAATATCCGCGAACCGCTGATCAACACCAGCAATCTCGCGGATCTGGTTCCGCTCAATTCGGTCTGGTCAGGGAACCCGATCGCACCTTGCCCCTTCTATCCTCCGAATTCTCCGCCGTTAATGCAGGTCGCGAGCGGCTCGACGCCGTTCCGGCTGAATTTGCACGTCGACGACGTCGGCCACACGCTGATCTTCGGGCCAACCGGCTCAGGTAAGTCGACACTCCTCGCACTGATCGCGGCACAGTTCCGACGCTATGACGGTGCCCAGATCTTCGCCTTCGACAAAGGCAGCTCGCTCCTGCCGCTGACGCTGGCCGCCGGCGGTGATCATTACGAGATCTGCGGCGACAATGCGGAGGAGGGGAGGGCACTGGCGTTTTGCCCATTGTCGGAACTCGAAAGTGACGCCGATCGCGCCTGGGCGACCGAATGGATCGAAATGCTGGTCGCCCTGCAGGGTGTCACCATCACGCCCGATCATCGCAACGCCATCTCGCGCCAGGTCGGTTTGATGGCGAGAGCACCTGGTCGATCGCTGTCGGATTTCGTGAGCGGCGTTCAGATGCGCGAGATCAAGGACGCGCTACATCACTATACTGTCGACGGGCCTATGGGTCAGCTTCTCGACGCGGAAGAGGACGGCTTGACGCTCGGCGCCTTCCAGTGCTTCGAGATCGAGCAACTGATGAACATGGGCGAGCGCAATCTCGTACCCGTGCTTACCTATCTGTTCCGACGAATCGAGAAACGCCTCGACGGCTCGCCGAGCCTGATCGTACTGGACGAGGCCTGGTTGATGCTCGGCCATCCGGTGTTCGGAAGCAAGATCCGCGAGTGGCTGAAGGTGCTCCGCAAGGCGAACTGCGCGGTCGTGCTGGCTACCCAGTCGATCTCGGACGCCGAGCGCTCGGGGATCATCGACGTGCTGAAGGAATCCTGCCGGACGAAGATCTGCCTTCCGAACGGCGCCGCACGCGAACCTGGGACGCGCGAGTTCTACGAAAGGATCGGTTTCAACGAACGACAGATCGAGATCGTTTCAAATGCGATTCCCAAGCGCGAATACTACGTCGTCACACCTGAAGGCCGGCGGCTCTTCGATATGGCGCTTGGTCCCGTGGCGCTCAGCTTCGTCGGCGCATCCGGCAAGGAAGATTTGAAGCGCATCCGCACACTTCATTCAGAACACGGCCGCGATTGGCCGATCCACTGGCTTCAGATGAGAGGGGTTCACGATGCCGCATTGCAGCTCAACGTCAAATAGATTGCTCGCCGCTCTGGCTGCCGTCGACTTGATGATCGGCGCTGTCACGCCGGCCGAAGCGGGCACCGCCACGGGTGCTGCGACCGAGTGGACGCAGGTGCTCAACAATGGCGAGCTGGTCGCATTGGTGGGGAAGTCCGGTGAGCAGATTCAGAACCAGCTCACCCAGATCAACCAGCTCGCGCAACAGCTCGAAACGCAGCTGAACATCTACCAGAACCTGCTGCAAAACACGGCCACGCTCCCGTCGCACATGTGGGGCCAGGTCGAGAGCGATCTCAATCAGCTTCGCAGCATCGTCGATCGGGGCCAGAGCATCGCGTTCTCCATGGGCAACGCCGACGACGTGCTGCAGCAACGATTCCAGAGCTACTCATCCCTCAAGACCAACCTGCCAAGCAACGAAACATTCTCCTCGACCTATCAAACCTGGTCGGACACCAACCGAGACACGATTGCCAGCACGCTGAAGGCGGCAAGCCTCACGGCCGATCAGTTCGACAGCGAGGAAACCACAATGTCCTCGCTGCGGTCGATGTCCGAGACGGCCGACGGGCAGATGAAGGCCCTGCAGGTCGGCCATCAGATCGCCGCGCAGCAGGTCGCGCAAATGCAGAAGCTCCGCGGCCTCGTCTCACAGCAGATGACGATGATCGGAACCTGGCTTCAGACCGAGCAGACCGACCAGGACCTCGCTCAGGCACGGCGGGAGAAGTTCTTCAACGCCGAGGTCAAGACCATTCCGGAAGGTCAGAAAATGGAGCCCCGCTGGTGAGCCGTGCCGTCGTCATTGCCCTGCTCGTACTCGTTGCTGCTGTTTCGTCTGCAGCGACAGTGCTGATCGTCAACTCAAGAGACACCAATCAACCTGCACTCACCGAGGGTGCCACCAGAGAGAAACTCTTTGGCTCCGGCAAAGAACTTCCGCCGATCAAGGACGGTCAGGAGATGAGGCCAAGATGGTGAAGATCACTCTTGCACGTTCTTTCCTCACCGCGGGACTTGTTTGCGTCGCCTTCGCGGCACCCGCTTTCGCGCAGGAAGGACAGGTCCTCACGGAACTGGAGAACCAAGTCTCGACGGCTGCGAAAGGATGGGAAACCACCATCATGGACGCGGCTAAATCGCTGTTTTGGATTCTGGCGACCATCGAGATCGGCATAGCCGCCGCCTGGCTTGCGCTCCAGGCCGCATCGCTCGACAGCTGGTTTGCCGAGCTCGTCCGGCGGATCATGTTTATCGGTTTTTTCGCTTCCGTTCTCACGCAGGGTCCGACCTTCGCGCGGGCCGTGGTCGATAGCCTTTTCCAGATCGGCGCCGGCGGCGGTTCAGCCTCCCCCGCAGAAGTCTTCGACGCTGGCATTCGAGTCGCCTCGCAAATGTCGCAGCAGGCCCAGTTCGGCGTCTTCGAGGATAATGCTCTGGCGATCGCCGCCGTGCTGGCAATGGGCGTTGTCGTGATTTGCTTTTCTCTGGTCGCGGCGATTTTTGTGTCGGTCATGGTTGAAATGTATGTCGGCCTGCTCGCCGGCATGATCATGCTCGGGCTGGGCGGCTCGTCCTTCACGAAAGACTTCGCTGTCCGCTATCTCGTCTATGCCTTCGGCGTTGGCATGAAGCTGATGGCATTGGTGATGATCGCCAAGATTGGGTCCCAAGTGCTCTTGGGCCTCGCGAATGCTCCGACCGCATCGTCCGAGCAGTTTGTAACG belongs to Sinorhizobium garamanticum and includes:
- a CDS encoding acyl-homoserine-lactone synthase, which produces MQVLAISKPRNTVEARLLHSHHQLRARVFSDRLGWEVNVAGGCESDAFDDIQPTYILAVAKMGRLAGCARLLPALGPTMVASVFPSLLSAGQFSAHSSMVESSRFCVDTSLSEGRGDGSIHEATLTMFAGIIEWCMSKCLTEIVTVTDLRFERILARVGWPLQRLAEPKKIGVTVAVAGILSADAGTFQKLRPSTYRSDFSPVSKAA
- the trbB gene encoding P-type conjugative transfer ATPase TrbB, producing the protein MNQLRSHPRLVRKLQEALGDQLCVALDDATVVEIMLNPDGRLFIERLGHGVAPAGEMSSAAAEMVIGTVAHALQSEVDTEQPIISGELPIGGHRFEGLLPPVVAKPAFTIRRRASRLIPLDEYVRSGVMTEYEASTIRSAISSRLNIIISGGTGSGKTTLANAVIDEIVKSAPEDRLVILEDTAEIQCAAENAVLLHTSDTVDMARLLKSTMRLRPDRIVVGEVRDGAALTLLKAWNTGHPGGVATIHSNTAMSAFRRLEQLTAEASHQPMHEVIGEAVDLVISIERTPRGRRVRDIIQVERYVNGRYEVESEQLTEEQETRHVA
- a CDS encoding TrbC/VirB2 family protein, yielding MSRKNAVVAIALLAAPLVFASVVPAVASSGGGLPWEGPLQQIQESITGPVAGAIALAAVAIAGGMLIFGGELNDFARRLMYIVLVAGILLGATNIVGLFGATGASIGLPDEQITSTGQNAEGEGAHG
- a CDS encoding conjugal transfer protein TrbD; protein product: MAEPLSALQRSRIHRALSRPNLLMGADRELVLLTGLAAVILIFVVLTVYSALFGVAVWIVIVGLLRMMAKSDPLMRQVYVRHISYKPYYKATTSPWRRF
- a CDS encoding conjugal transfer protein TrbE, which produces MVALKRFRATGPSFADLVPYAGLVDNGVLLLKDGSLMAGWYFAGPDSESATDLERNELSRQINAILSRLGSGWMIQVEAVRIPTFDYPSEDRCHFPDAVTRAIDAERRAHFARERGHFESKHALILTHRPLESRKTTLSKYIYSDEESRKKTYADTVLFIFKNAIREIEQYLANTLSIRRIETRGAVERGGVRVARYDELLQFVRFCITGENHPIRLPDAPMYLDWIATAELEHGLTPKVENRFLGVVAIDGLPAESWPGILNSLDLMPLTYRWSSRFIFLDAEEARQKLERTRKKWQQKVRPFFDQLFQTQSRSVDQDAMTMVAETEDAIAQASSQVVAYGYYTPVIILFDSDREALQEKAETIRRLIQAEGFGARIETLNATDAYLGSLPGNWYCNIREPLINTSNLADLVPLNSVWSGNPIAPCPFYPPNSPPLMQVASGSTPFRLNLHVDDVGHTLIFGPTGSGKSTLLALIAAQFRRYDGAQIFAFDKGSSLLPLTLAAGGDHYEICGDNAEEGRALAFCPLSELESDADRAWATEWIEMLVALQGVTITPDHRNAISRQVGLMARAPGRSLSDFVSGVQMREIKDALHHYTVDGPMGQLLDAEEDGLTLGAFQCFEIEQLMNMGERNLVPVLTYLFRRIEKRLDGSPSLIVLDEAWLMLGHPVFGSKIREWLKVLRKANCAVVLATQSISDAERSGIIDVLKESCRTKICLPNGAAREPGTREFYERIGFNERQIEIVSNAIPKREYYVVTPEGRRLFDMALGPVALSFVGASGKEDLKRIRTLHSEHGRDWPIHWLQMRGVHDAALQLNVK
- the trbJ gene encoding P-type conjugative transfer protein TrbJ; translated protein: MPHCSSTSNRLLAALAAVDLMIGAVTPAEAGTATGAATEWTQVLNNGELVALVGKSGEQIQNQLTQINQLAQQLETQLNIYQNLLQNTATLPSHMWGQVESDLNQLRSIVDRGQSIAFSMGNADDVLQQRFQSYSSLKTNLPSNETFSSTYQTWSDTNRDTIASTLKAASLTADQFDSEETTMSSLRSMSETADGQMKALQVGHQIAAQQVAQMQKLRGLVSQQMTMIGTWLQTEQTDQDLAQARREKFFNAEVKTIPEGQKMEPRW
- the trbK gene encoding entry exclusion protein TrbK; this translates as MSRAVVIALLVLVAAVSSAATVLIVNSRDTNQPALTEGATREKLFGSGKELPPIKDGQEMRPRW
- the trbL gene encoding P-type conjugative transfer protein TrbL encodes the protein MVKITLARSFLTAGLVCVAFAAPAFAQEGQVLTELENQVSTAAKGWETTIMDAAKSLFWILATIEIGIAAAWLALQAASLDSWFAELVRRIMFIGFFASVLTQGPTFARAVVDSLFQIGAGGGSASPAEVFDAGIRVASQMSQQAQFGVFEDNALAIAAVLAMGVVVICFSLVAAIFVSVMVEMYVGLLAGMIMLGLGGSSFTKDFAVRYLVYAFGVGMKLMALVMIAKIGSQVLLGLANAPTASSEQFVTTLAIAGISVVVFIIAMYVPNIIQGVVQGASVSGGMETIRHGGQAGSFAAGAGFLAAGAARAGFAAGQSARAAGSSVAGAALRGFGAGIGSASSAAGSAAKEKAISSPGAYAGSILGLANAKLDESRGGYSGHKPPPERKD